The Planctomycetota bacterium genome window below encodes:
- the rplU gene encoding 50S ribosomal protein L21, with product MYAVIETGGKQYKVSPGETIEVESLPDHAGEPVEFDRVLFYSNGEDVRCGAPTVAGVRVVGTVVAQERGAKIIVGKFRRRTGYHRKQGHRQAITRVAIERIVAN from the coding sequence GTGTACGCTGTGATTGAGACCGGCGGCAAACAGTACAAGGTGTCGCCCGGCGAGACCATCGAGGTCGAATCCCTGCCCGACCACGCCGGGGAGCCGGTCGAGTTCGACCGCGTGCTCTTCTACAGCAACGGCGAGGACGTGCGCTGCGGGGCGCCCACCGTGGCCGGCGTGCGTGTGGTGGGCACCGTGGTGGCCCAGGAGCGGGGCGCGAAGATCATCGTCGGCAAGTTCCGCCGCCGAACCGGCTACCACCGCAAGCAGGGCCATCGCCAGGCCATTACCCGCGTGGCCATCGAACGCATCGTGGCCAACTGA
- the rpmA gene encoding 50S ribosomal protein L27: MAHKKGQGSSRNGRDSNPQNRGVKRFGGQLVDAGTIIVRQCGTHFKPGANVGRGRDDTLFAKAAGRVEFGAGRRVNILPV, from the coding sequence ATGGCGCACAAGAAGGGACAAGGCTCGTCCAGGAACGGGCGCGACAGCAATCCGCAGAACCGGGGCGTGAAGCGCTTCGGGGGCCAGCTCGTGGATGCCGGCACCATCATCGTCCGCCAGTGCGGCACCCACTTCAAGCCAGGCGCCAACGTCGGCCGCGGAAGGGATGACACCCTCTTCGCCAAGGCCGCCGGGCGCGTGGAGTTCGGCGCGGGCCGCCGCGTCAATATCCTGCCCGTCTGA
- the obgE gene encoding GTPase ObgE: MFLDEAFIQVKGGDGGHGCVSFRREKYVPRGGPDGGDGGRGGDVSLVADPAVDTLYEFTFHHRIAASNGRHGSGANKTGASGEPVEVRVPVGTLVYDADTGLLLRDLDQPGARIIVAAGGKGGRGNRHFATATDRAPRQAERGEPGQERKLRLELKLLADVGLVGLPNAGKSTLISRVSNARPKVANYPFTTRYPCLGIADVGGYRRLVIADIPGLIEGAHQGHGLGTEFLRHIERTRVLLLILDAAGVDGTPPLQAYRTLRTELGLYGHALAERPHLVAVNKIDLPDGRAAVEELRSALPVEVHAISAATGEGVAALLAALTRVVDGVAAQPSAADAAGKEPQQNL; encoded by the coding sequence ATGTTCCTCGACGAGGCATTCATCCAGGTGAAGGGCGGCGACGGCGGCCACGGCTGCGTGAGCTTCCGCCGCGAGAAGTACGTGCCGCGCGGCGGACCCGACGGCGGCGACGGCGGTCGCGGAGGGGACGTGAGCCTCGTCGCGGACCCCGCCGTGGACACGCTCTACGAGTTCACGTTCCACCATCGCATCGCCGCGAGCAACGGCCGCCACGGCAGCGGCGCGAACAAGACGGGCGCCAGCGGCGAGCCGGTCGAGGTCCGCGTGCCCGTCGGCACCCTTGTCTACGATGCCGACACGGGGCTGCTCTTGCGCGACCTCGACCAGCCGGGCGCGCGCATCATCGTGGCCGCCGGCGGCAAGGGCGGGCGTGGCAACCGCCATTTCGCCACCGCTACGGACCGCGCCCCGCGCCAGGCCGAACGCGGCGAACCCGGCCAGGAGCGCAAGCTCCGGCTCGAGCTCAAGCTGCTCGCCGACGTGGGCCTCGTCGGCCTGCCCAACGCGGGCAAGTCTACCCTCATCTCCCGCGTGTCGAACGCGCGCCCCAAGGTGGCCAACTACCCCTTCACCACCCGCTATCCCTGCCTGGGCATCGCGGACGTCGGAGGCTACCGGCGGCTCGTGATCGCCGACATCCCCGGCCTCATCGAAGGCGCCCATCAGGGGCATGGCCTCGGCACCGAGTTCCTCCGCCACATCGAGCGCACGCGGGTCCTCCTGCTCATCCTGGACGCCGCGGGCGTGGACGGCACCCCTCCCCTGCAAGCCTACCGCACGCTGCGCACCGAGCTTGGCCTCTACGGCCATGCCCTGGCCGAGCGGCCACACCTGGTCGCGGTCAACAAGATTGACCTTCCGGACGGCCGCGCAGCCGTCGAGGAACTCCGCTCGGCCCTGCCCGTGGAGGTGCACGCCATTTCCGCCGCCACGGGCGAGGGCGTGGCCGCCCTCCTGGCTGCCCTCACGCGCGTTGTGGATGGCGTTGCGGCGCAACCTTCAGCCGCGGATGCCGCCGGGAAAGAGCCGCAGCAGAATCTCTGA
- a CDS encoding TRAP transporter large permease — protein sequence MQAAVAATLVGLFVILALLEVPIAFSLGLSALAAILLFLPGQGLAIFAHQVVGSLMHESLMAIPLFIAAGLAFSKSGVASRLVRLARLVVGGLPGGLGVVAVAVSMFFAAMSGSGPATVAAIGSLMIPALAENGYDRGFAAGLLAASGGLGIIIPPSIAMVIYGLLAEENVLHLFIAGVLPGVVVGAALIGYTVWASWRRGYGSAAERAVRGELLRALVAALPGLAAPVVILVCIYGGFSSPTRVAAVAVAYAVAVDVVFYRDLGLRALIGVFREAAIVSSQVLVIVAAASLFAWVLEDQGITTAAVSWLSRLPVPRWAMLLMINAAVLAAGCVADAISIYYIFVPILLPVVKHLGVPPLHFGVILAVNLAIGQVTPPVGVNLFVACGVARLPLERVARAAMPFILAEVAALMVIVFCPALSEILLRLFPGGIRG from the coding sequence GTGCAGGCAGCCGTCGCAGCAACGCTCGTGGGGCTGTTCGTGATCCTGGCCCTCTTGGAGGTGCCGATCGCGTTCAGCCTCGGCCTTTCCGCTCTGGCCGCCATCCTGCTCTTCCTCCCGGGCCAGGGTCTGGCGATCTTCGCCCACCAGGTCGTCGGCTCGCTGATGCACGAATCGCTGATGGCGATCCCGCTATTCATTGCGGCCGGCCTGGCCTTCTCCAAGAGCGGGGTGGCGAGTCGGCTGGTGCGCCTGGCGCGCCTGGTGGTGGGCGGGCTGCCGGGCGGGCTGGGCGTAGTGGCCGTAGCCGTCTCGATGTTCTTCGCGGCCATGTCGGGTTCGGGGCCCGCCACGGTGGCGGCAATCGGGTCGCTGATGATCCCCGCGTTGGCCGAGAATGGTTACGACCGCGGCTTCGCTGCCGGCCTGCTGGCCGCAAGTGGAGGACTCGGCATCATCATCCCGCCGTCCATCGCTATGGTCATCTATGGCCTGCTGGCCGAGGAAAACGTGCTTCACCTGTTCATCGCGGGGGTGCTGCCGGGCGTCGTGGTGGGGGCGGCGCTGATCGGCTACACGGTGTGGGCCTCGTGGCGTCGAGGCTACGGCTCGGCCGCCGAGCGGGCCGTGCGGGGCGAGTTGCTTCGCGCCCTGGTGGCGGCCCTGCCTGGGCTGGCGGCGCCAGTGGTGATCCTGGTGTGCATCTATGGAGGCTTCTCCAGCCCGACCCGGGTTGCGGCAGTGGCCGTGGCGTACGCGGTGGCCGTGGACGTGGTGTTCTACCGCGACCTCGGCCTGCGTGCGCTGATCGGGGTGTTCCGGGAAGCGGCGATCGTGTCTTCCCAGGTGCTGGTCATCGTCGCAGCGGCGTCGCTGTTCGCCTGGGTGCTGGAGGATCAGGGGATCACTACGGCGGCGGTGAGCTGGCTGAGCCGCCTGCCGGTGCCGCGATGGGCCATGTTGCTGATGATCAACGCCGCGGTGCTGGCCGCGGGCTGCGTGGCCGACGCGATCTCGATCTACTACATCTTCGTGCCCATCCTGCTTCCTGTGGTGAAGCATCTGGGGGTACCGCCGCTGCACTTCGGGGTGATTCTGGCGGTGAACCTGGCCATCGGGCAAGTGACGCCGCCGGTGGGGGTCAACCTGTTCGTGGCCTGCGGGGTGGCCCGGCTGCCGCTGGAGCGGGTCGCGCGCGCGGCGATGCCGTTCATTCTGGCCGAGGTGGCGGCACTGATGGTGATCGTCTTCTGCCCGGCGCTCTCAGAGATTCTGCTGCGGCTCTTTCCCGGCGGCATCCGCGGCTGA
- a CDS encoding TRAP transporter small permease: MKLPRNVEGLLAGLLLAAVAVLLTVQLILARVLPGLASPITPIVLALFFWATLLGVPAATRADAHLSLGLVSRLASSRWRRRLQALGLAAALVFFLALAVAGVQVCWGQVRGHNRSLVTWCPDWVVTLCVPLAGALSCVRAIQCWRERRRASGREGREGETPPSSGGGKG; this comes from the coding sequence ATGAAGCTGCCAAGGAACGTTGAGGGGCTTCTCGCGGGCCTCCTCCTCGCCGCGGTCGCCGTTCTGCTCACCGTGCAGCTCATCCTGGCGCGCGTCCTGCCGGGTCTCGCGTCGCCCATCACGCCGATCGTTCTCGCGCTGTTCTTCTGGGCCACATTGCTGGGTGTGCCTGCCGCCACGCGCGCCGATGCGCACCTGAGCCTTGGCCTCGTGAGCCGGCTGGCATCGAGCCGATGGCGCCGGAGGCTCCAGGCGCTTGGGCTCGCGGCCGCGCTGGTGTTCTTCCTGGCTCTGGCCGTGGCGGGGGTCCAGGTGTGCTGGGGCCAGGTTCGGGGGCACAACCGCTCGCTGGTGACGTGGTGCCCGGACTGGGTGGTGACGCTGTGTGTGCCGCTCGCGGGCGCGCTGTCGTGTGTGCGCGCGATTCAGTGCTGGCGCGAGAGGCGCAGGGCATCGGGTCGGGAGGGCAGGGAAGGGGAGACCCCGCCGTCAAGCGGGGGAGGAAAGGGTTGA
- a CDS encoding DctP family TRAP transporter solute-binding subunit, whose amino-acid sequence MRAKTRDAACLLACLAAATALVGCSEENRPRRIRLSLILGDNSEWFQGALRWRQLVEERTSGRYRVDIIPNATRSGRNQSTELQMVQQGQLEASLESTILLSTVDPRWAVFCFPWLFPDHATADAVCDGPVGEEMLELLKDRNLVGIAYGANGFRQITNSLRPIRKAEDLAGLKIRVPQGLPSVLFEHFGATTHQMNFGDLFLALDRGDLHGQENPLSVIYTAKLHTVQKHVTLWNYVYDPIVLCINRDLWYALPGNDQKILRECAREAMIYERRLVAEADEKLPAALAAEGMVVTRLSDAEREAFKAKAQEGLRGPFESLVGEELLERFEAAVKSQVEESKPREDEAAKER is encoded by the coding sequence ATGAGGGCGAAGACGAGAGACGCGGCCTGCCTCCTGGCTTGTCTTGCCGCAGCAACCGCGCTGGTCGGGTGCAGCGAGGAGAACCGCCCACGCCGCATCCGCCTGAGCCTGATCCTGGGCGACAACTCCGAGTGGTTCCAGGGCGCGCTCCGGTGGCGGCAGCTCGTTGAAGAACGCACGAGCGGCCGCTACCGCGTGGATATCATCCCCAACGCCACCCGCTCCGGCCGCAACCAGTCCACCGAACTCCAGATGGTGCAGCAAGGCCAGCTCGAGGCGTCGCTCGAATCCACGATCCTGCTCTCCACGGTGGACCCCCGCTGGGCCGTGTTCTGCTTCCCCTGGCTCTTCCCTGACCACGCCACCGCCGATGCCGTGTGCGATGGGCCGGTGGGGGAGGAGATGCTGGAACTGCTCAAGGATCGGAACCTCGTGGGCATCGCCTACGGGGCCAACGGCTTCCGCCAGATCACCAACAGCCTGCGGCCGATCCGCAAGGCCGAGGACCTCGCGGGACTGAAAATCCGAGTCCCCCAGGGTCTGCCCTCCGTGTTGTTCGAGCACTTTGGCGCGACCACGCACCAGATGAACTTCGGCGACCTGTTCCTGGCCCTCGACCGGGGCGATCTCCACGGACAGGAGAATCCCCTCTCGGTGATCTACACGGCGAAGCTGCACACCGTGCAGAAGCACGTGACGCTGTGGAATTACGTCTATGACCCGATCGTGCTGTGCATCAACCGGGATCTCTGGTACGCGCTTCCCGGCAACGACCAGAAGATTCTGCGGGAGTGTGCCCGCGAGGCCATGATCTACGAGCGGCGGCTGGTCGCGGAGGCGGACGAGAAGCTGCCGGCCGCCCTCGCGGCGGAAGGGATGGTGGTCACGCGACTCAGCGACGCCGAGAGAGAGGCGTTCAAGGCCAAGGCCCAGGAAGGGCTGCGAGGGCCATTCGAAAGCCTCGTCGGCGAAGAGCTCCTCGAGCGCTTCGAAGCCGCGGTGAAGAGCCAGGTCGAGGAATCGAAGCCCCGTGAAGATGAAGCTGCCAAGGAACGTTGA
- a CDS encoding HAD family hydrolase — MSAQATIEPGRAVFLDRDGVINEPPPAGSWVFRWDDFRFADGALDALRRLREAGFVVAVITNQSCVGRGLASLADIEGINRRMVEAVAAAGGSIAGVYLCPHTNDDGCLCRKPRPGLIDQAARELGVAPERSFVVGDSERDIEAGLARGCRTLRVAGPNAELPAETRAHHVVRDLAEAVQLILDLVHGGEREPVP, encoded by the coding sequence ATGAGCGCCCAGGCAACGATCGAACCCGGCCGCGCAGTGTTCCTCGACCGCGATGGCGTCATCAACGAGCCGCCGCCGGCGGGGAGCTGGGTGTTCCGCTGGGACGACTTCCGTTTCGCGGACGGGGCGCTCGATGCCCTGCGGCGGCTGCGGGAGGCCGGCTTCGTCGTGGCCGTCATCACGAACCAGTCGTGCGTGGGGCGCGGGCTGGCTTCGCTGGCCGATATCGAGGGGATCAACCGCAGGATGGTCGAGGCGGTGGCCGCGGCGGGCGGCTCGATTGCGGGCGTCTACCTGTGCCCCCACACGAACGACGACGGCTGCCTCTGCCGCAAGCCGAGGCCCGGCCTCATAGACCAGGCGGCCCGCGAGCTCGGGGTGGCCCCGGAGCGGAGCTTCGTGGTCGGCGACTCGGAGCGCGATATCGAGGCGGGCCTTGCACGGGGCTGTAGGACGCTGCGCGTGGCCGGCCCGAACGCTGAGCTGCCGGCGGAGACCCGCGCTCACCATGTCGTGCGCGATCTCGCCGAGGCGGTACAACTGATCCTCGACCTTGTCCACGGGGGAGAGAGGGAGCCGGTGCCATGA
- the rtcA gene encoding RNA 3'-terminal phosphate cyclase → MDGLVRIDGSEGESGGQMLRTALALSMVTGRPFEIVNIRARRQKPGLRPQHLACVKAAAKISSAAAEGAALGSRALRFEPGAVRPGTYDFVIKSAGSTSLVLHTLYLPLALAGARSVLTISGGTHVPFSPSFHFLLHQWAVLMRRLGLDVELTMARAGYYPEGGGAIRAKVFPAGRVRPLVLGPRGALERLEGISLASGLARSVAERQRQQALARLEAEGLAAGIELAEAPSSGKGTSLFLLSTYQGGGRAAADALGALGKRAETVADEACDQLLAFLRTRGAVDAHCADQLLLPLALATGPSEFPVPAVTSHLLTNAQVIQRFVPALLSIDGEPGGEGTVRVTPRPA, encoded by the coding sequence GTGGACGGATTGGTCAGGATAGACGGCTCGGAGGGCGAGAGCGGCGGGCAGATGCTGCGCACGGCGCTGGCGCTGTCCATGGTCACAGGCCGCCCGTTCGAGATCGTCAATATCCGGGCCAGGCGGCAGAAGCCCGGCCTGCGCCCGCAACACCTCGCCTGTGTGAAGGCCGCGGCGAAGATCAGTTCGGCCGCCGCGGAGGGCGCGGCCCTCGGCTCGCGTGCCCTCCGATTCGAGCCGGGCGCCGTACGGCCAGGCACCTATGACTTCGTCATCAAGTCCGCGGGCTCGACCTCGCTCGTGCTCCACACGCTGTACCTGCCGCTGGCCTTGGCGGGCGCGCGTTCGGTGCTCACCATCAGCGGGGGCACCCACGTGCCCTTCAGCCCGAGCTTCCACTTCCTCCTGCACCAGTGGGCCGTGCTGATGCGGCGCCTGGGGCTGGATGTGGAGCTGACGATGGCCCGTGCGGGTTACTACCCCGAAGGCGGCGGCGCCATCCGCGCGAAGGTGTTCCCGGCGGGCCGCGTGCGCCCGTTGGTCCTCGGTCCGCGCGGCGCGCTGGAGCGGCTGGAAGGCATCTCGCTCGCGAGCGGCCTGGCCCGTTCGGTGGCCGAACGCCAGCGCCAGCAGGCTCTGGCCCGACTGGAGGCCGAGGGCCTGGCCGCCGGCATCGAACTGGCCGAAGCCCCGTCCTCTGGGAAGGGCACGTCGTTGTTCCTGCTCTCGACCTACCAGGGTGGCGGCCGGGCGGCGGCCGACGCTCTCGGAGCGCTGGGCAAGCGCGCCGAGACGGTGGCCGACGAGGCGTGCGACCAGTTGCTCGCCTTCCTCCGCACACGGGGCGCCGTGGACGCTCATTGCGCCGACCAACTCCTCCTCCCGCTTGCGCTGGCTACGGGCCCCTCGGAGTTCCCCGTCCCCGCCGTCACCTCCCACCTCCTCACCAATGCGCAAGTCATCCAGCGTTTCGTCCCTGCCCTCCTCTCCATTGACGGCGAACCAGGCGGCGAGGGAACCGTCCGCGTCACGCCGCGGCCTGCCTGA
- a CDS encoding SIS domain-containing protein, with amino-acid sequence MDTREALDTILREVSGVLSHVSPAAVERLLEAVLSARRIYVAGEGRSGLVARTFAMRLVHLGLTAYVCSETITPAIEAGDLCVACSGSGETPITCHRAELSKRVGATIAAVVAAPGTPLGANAHIEVILPAPAKGARKAPSVQFGATLFEQALLLFLDAVVLLLQERRGASPESMLAKHTNLE; translated from the coding sequence ATGGACACTCGAGAAGCGCTGGACACGATTCTGCGCGAGGTGAGCGGTGTGCTCAGCCATGTGAGCCCCGCCGCCGTCGAGCGTCTGCTCGAGGCGGTGCTGTCGGCCAGGCGCATCTATGTGGCCGGCGAGGGACGCTCGGGCCTTGTGGCACGCACCTTCGCCATGCGGCTGGTGCACCTGGGCCTGACGGCCTACGTTTGCAGCGAGACGATCACCCCCGCCATCGAGGCGGGCGATCTGTGCGTGGCCTGCTCCGGTTCGGGAGAGACCCCGATCACCTGCCATCGTGCGGAACTCTCCAAGCGCGTGGGCGCCACCATCGCCGCCGTTGTGGCGGCTCCCGGCACACCTCTGGGCGCCAACGCCCATATCGAGGTCATTCTGCCGGCGCCGGCCAAGGGCGCCCGCAAGGCGCCCTCGGTGCAGTTCGGCGCCACCCTCTTCGAGCAGGCGCTCTTGCTCTTCCTGGACGCCGTGGTGCTCCTCCTCCAGGAGCGGCGCGGCGCGTCGCCCGAGAGCATGCTGGCCAAGCACACCAACCTCGAGTAG
- a CDS encoding FAD:protein FMN transferase — protein MALGRCGALWMTALALVGCSPPVRAAEAPLVRVSDGATPMGTYMVVTVYAPDEAAGRAAIAAAFARVEEVEAATSHYREASDLSKLNRSAGGPPIAISRHLWTVLRRAREISEETGGAFDVTVGPLVELWKRTWKQGTLPTEADVAAARALVDYRLVRVAADEPRAQLLKQGMRLDLGAIGKGYAADQAIAALRERGIAIALVAVAGDIRAIGAPPGRQWWLVGIRDPARPDGILPAPLGIRDRSVSTSGDYEQFGMVAGRRESHILDPRSAKPVEGVRSVTVVASDSITADAYATALSVLGPDAAIAFAEKRADIEALVIYERDGKLHTARSKGFEKLEVTPAGSR, from the coding sequence ATGGCGCTCGGACGCTGCGGGGCATTGTGGATGACGGCTCTCGCCCTGGTGGGATGCTCGCCGCCCGTGCGCGCGGCAGAGGCCCCGCTGGTGCGCGTCTCCGACGGCGCGACGCCCATGGGCACGTACATGGTGGTCACCGTGTACGCGCCTGATGAGGCCGCGGGCCGCGCCGCCATCGCCGCCGCCTTCGCCCGCGTGGAGGAGGTCGAAGCCGCGACCAGCCACTACCGCGAAGCCAGTGACCTCTCGAAGCTCAACCGCTCAGCCGGCGGTCCGCCGATCGCCATCAGCCGGCACCTGTGGACCGTCCTGCGCCGCGCGCGAGAGATCTCGGAGGAGACGGGCGGGGCTTTCGACGTCACCGTGGGCCCACTCGTCGAGCTCTGGAAGCGCACGTGGAAGCAGGGCACCCTGCCCACGGAGGCCGACGTCGCCGCCGCCCGGGCGCTGGTGGACTATCGCCTGGTGCGCGTGGCGGCCGACGAGCCTCGCGCCCAACTGCTCAAGCAAGGCATGCGGCTCGACCTCGGCGCCATCGGCAAGGGCTACGCGGCCGACCAGGCCATCGCCGCCCTGCGCGAGCGCGGCATCGCGATCGCCCTGGTGGCCGTGGCAGGAGACATCCGCGCGATCGGCGCGCCGCCCGGGCGCCAGTGGTGGCTCGTCGGCATCCGCGACCCCGCCCGCCCCGACGGCATCCTCCCCGCTCCGCTCGGCATCCGCGACCGGTCAGTCTCCACCTCCGGCGACTACGAGCAGTTCGGCATGGTTGCGGGACGCCGCGAGTCTCATATCCTCGACCCGCGTTCGGCGAAGCCCGTGGAGGGGGTGCGGAGTGTCACAGTGGTGGCTTCCGACTCGATCACCGCCGACGCCTACGCCACGGCCCTCAGCGTCCTGGGCCCCGATGCGGCTATCGCCTTCGCCGAGAAGCGAGCCGACATCGAGGCGCTTGTCATCTACGAGCGTGATGGAAAACTCCACACTGCCCGCTCGAAGGGTTTCGAGAAACTCGAAGTCACCCCAGCGGGCAGCCGCTAG
- a CDS encoding DUF1015 domain-containing protein, whose product MPDLRPFRGLRFSPKAGNLADLVAPPYDVIGAEQYQALCRRSPHNVVRLILDKGYSPDVLPPCEWYDQAAALLAGWRSEGLIAPDSDPAFYLYSQVFPHRGRRVRRKLLVGALRLEAYGAGRIFPHENTTPGPKISRLRLMQACKANLSPILAFFPDPGGAINGVLDDLASERPMAAFSDDEGIEHELWRITDAARQSELSAALGPLPLYIADGHHRYETAVVYRDTERAKLGASAATELPLDFMLTACMSGADPGLVIRPTHRVVTWQGDFWASDFLDEAEEWFSARRLGARTLQDALAVLDARRDEPLFIIYGGKAAGYIVLQLRSEEALRDAPYPLGSPLRRLPAAVFSQAFLAKLPGLRGATVTYTADPEAAIRQAEANERSLACLLPSVSPGELMGVVDAGERMPPKSTYFWPKPMTGIVLRSLASF is encoded by the coding sequence GTGCCCGATCTCAGGCCGTTCCGTGGGTTACGCTTCAGCCCCAAGGCAGGCAACCTGGCCGACCTCGTGGCCCCGCCCTACGACGTCATCGGCGCCGAACAGTACCAGGCCCTGTGCCGTCGCAGCCCTCACAACGTCGTGAGGCTGATCCTCGATAAGGGTTACTCCCCCGACGTGCTTCCACCGTGCGAGTGGTACGACCAGGCAGCCGCGCTGCTCGCCGGGTGGCGCAGCGAAGGCCTGATCGCCCCTGACTCGGACCCGGCGTTCTACCTCTACAGCCAGGTCTTCCCCCACCGAGGGCGGCGTGTGCGCCGCAAACTGCTCGTAGGCGCCCTGCGGCTCGAGGCCTATGGCGCCGGACGGATCTTCCCACACGAGAACACAACCCCGGGACCCAAGATCAGCCGCCTGCGTCTCATGCAGGCCTGCAAGGCGAACCTCAGCCCGATTCTGGCGTTCTTCCCCGACCCTGGCGGCGCGATTAACGGAGTGCTGGACGACCTGGCGTCGGAGCGCCCGATGGCCGCCTTCAGCGATGACGAGGGGATCGAGCACGAGCTTTGGCGCATCACGGATGCCGCGCGGCAGAGCGAGCTTTCGGCCGCACTCGGCCCCTTGCCGCTCTACATAGCCGACGGCCACCACCGCTACGAGACCGCCGTCGTCTACCGCGACACCGAGCGAGCCAAGCTCGGGGCGTCCGCCGCGACGGAACTGCCGCTGGACTTTATGCTTACGGCCTGCATGTCGGGCGCGGACCCAGGGCTTGTCATTCGACCCACCCACCGGGTGGTCACTTGGCAGGGCGACTTCTGGGCGAGTGATTTCCTGGACGAGGCCGAGGAGTGGTTCAGCGCCCGCAGGCTTGGCGCGAGGACGCTCCAGGATGCTCTCGCTGTCCTGGACGCCCGCCGTGACGAACCCCTCTTCATCATCTACGGGGGCAAGGCCGCGGGCTACATCGTCCTCCAACTCCGCAGCGAGGAGGCCCTGCGGGACGCCCCGTATCCCCTGGGTTCCCCCCTTCGAAGGCTCCCCGCAGCCGTCTTCAGCCAAGCCTTCCTGGCGAAGCTGCCGGGGCTTCGGGGCGCCACCGTTACCTATACGGCTGATCCCGAGGCGGCCATCCGGCAGGCCGAGGCCAACGAGCGGTCGCTAGCCTGCCTGCTTCCCAGCGTCAGCCCTGGCGAACTCATGGGCGTTGTGGACGCGGGCGAGCGGATGCCACCGAAGTCCACCTACTTCTGGCCCAAGCCAATGACAGGCATCGTGTTACGATCGCTGGCATCATTCTGA
- a CDS encoding prepilin-type N-terminal cleavage/methylation domain-containing protein, which translates to MQKRQGFTLIELLVVIAIIAILAGMLLPALARAREEARRIRCRNNLNQLAKGMATYLNECGDNRFYPWPAARPGCGTKADPNFGGAEWLASLYWTKIIPDPGVFSCPSSPDSNESGLELGSNGTPGGRPLSRDAVSYAGMGDKSVGIYLYSKQNKGGSYASSELAIRDDFPPNEPMATDDTDEPINHGERDNGGMSVLFFDSHVEYWTHTRVDLETGVGAGDLCALMN; encoded by the coding sequence ATGCAGAAGAGGCAAGGCTTTACGTTGATTGAGCTCCTGGTCGTCATCGCCATCATCGCTATCTTGGCGGGCATGCTTCTGCCCGCTCTGGCCAGGGCTCGTGAGGAAGCCAGGCGCATTCGCTGCCGCAACAACCTGAACCAGCTGGCGAAGGGTATGGCGACGTACTTGAACGAGTGCGGCGACAACCGCTTCTATCCGTGGCCGGCTGCGCGTCCAGGCTGCGGCACCAAGGCCGACCCCAACTTCGGCGGCGCGGAGTGGCTTGCCTCCTTGTACTGGACCAAGATCATCCCCGATCCCGGCGTATTCAGCTGCCCAAGCTCGCCGGATAGCAACGAATCGGGGCTGGAGCTTGGCTCCAACGGCACCCCGGGCGGCAGACCGCTGTCCAGAGACGCCGTGAGCTATGCAGGCATGGGCGACAAGAGCGTCGGCATCTACCTGTATAGCAAGCAGAACAAGGGTGGCAGCTACGCGTCCTCCGAACTGGCCATCCGCGATGACTTCCCCCCGAACGAGCCCATGGCCACGGATGACACCGACGAGCCGATCAACCACGGTGAAAGGGACAACGGCGGTATGTCGGTCCTGTTCTTCGACAGCCACGTCGAGTACTGGACTCATACCCGTGTTGACCTGGAAACCGGCGTCGGCGCTGGTGATCTGTGCGCTCTGATGAACTGA